In Pseudomonas poae, a single genomic region encodes these proteins:
- a CDS encoding GfdT protein, producing the protein MHNSEGVVSAMSQANDPGQAAEELARQLLHPYLGFVLFFCSASYDLQALGQALQQCFGNVRVVGCTSAGEITPQGYDRNCITAVGFNHAHFSIATELIDQVENFSLIGAQDMVERLVGGCRSNTLAPIKGNTFALTLLDGLSSREEMVLAALSAALGDIPHFGGSAGDDNFLTHTHVYFNGVFHSGAAVVVLVNTWLDFEVFTTHHILPRTEKLVVTGADSPSRRVFELNAEPAAEEYARHIGVAVADLDHRIFAAHPLAVRIHDQYYIRAIQQVHEDLSLSFYCAVENGIVLTVMKPGPILPNLEALFDGLQSRLGDLLLTIGCDCFLRRLELEDSGDLEQIGRYLQGQRVMGFNTYGEQFNGMHINQTFTGVAIARGRR; encoded by the coding sequence ATGCACAACAGTGAAGGCGTAGTCAGCGCCATGTCCCAGGCCAACGACCCCGGGCAGGCGGCTGAAGAGTTGGCCCGCCAACTGCTGCATCCGTACCTGGGGTTTGTGCTGTTTTTCTGCTCCGCCTCCTACGACCTCCAGGCCCTGGGCCAAGCCCTGCAACAGTGTTTCGGCAATGTGCGCGTAGTGGGTTGCACCAGCGCCGGCGAGATCACGCCCCAAGGCTACGACCGCAATTGCATCACGGCGGTGGGCTTCAACCATGCGCATTTTTCCATCGCCACCGAGCTGATCGACCAGGTGGAAAATTTCAGCCTGATCGGCGCCCAGGACATGGTCGAACGCCTTGTGGGCGGCTGCCGCAGCAATACGCTCGCGCCGATCAAGGGCAACACCTTTGCCCTGACCTTGCTCGACGGCCTGTCCAGTCGCGAAGAGATGGTCCTCGCCGCCCTCAGCGCAGCCTTGGGGGATATTCCGCATTTCGGCGGCTCGGCGGGGGATGACAACTTTCTCACCCACACCCACGTGTACTTCAACGGCGTGTTCCACAGCGGCGCGGCGGTGGTGGTGCTGGTCAATACCTGGCTGGATTTCGAGGTGTTCACCACCCACCACATCCTGCCGCGCACGGAAAAACTGGTGGTGACCGGCGCCGATAGCCCGTCGCGCCGGGTGTTTGAACTCAATGCCGAACCCGCCGCCGAAGAGTACGCGCGGCACATCGGCGTGGCGGTGGCCGACCTTGACCACCGCATCTTCGCTGCCCACCCGTTGGCGGTGCGCATCCACGACCAGTACTACATACGTGCGATCCAGCAGGTGCACGAGGACCTCAGCCTGAGTTTCTACTGCGCGGTGGAGAACGGCATTGTGCTGACCGTGATGAAACCCGGCCCGATCCTGCCCAACCTGGAAGCCTTGTTCGACGGCCTGCAATCGCGCCTCGGCGACCTGTTGCTGACCATCGGCTGCGACTGCTTTTTGCGCCGCCTGGAGCTGGAAGACAGCGGCGACCTGGAACAGATCGGCCGCTACCTGCAGGGCCAGCGGGTGATGGGCTTCAACACCTACGGAGAACAGTTCAATGGCATGCACATCAACCAGACCTTCACCGGGGTCGCCATTGCCCGTGGCCGACGCTGA
- a CDS encoding sulfite exporter TauE/SafE family protein, which produces MLLATVLGLLMGLVMGLTGAGGGILGVPALVLGLGLSMTQAAPVSLLAVGAAAAVGAIDGLRHGLVRYRAALLIALLGALFSPVGVFLAHQLPEALLMGLFSALMVLVAWRMLQREKTEPGPSDHGTASWGQKNCMLNQQTGRLAWTAKCTTTLAALGAVTGAVSGLLGVGGGFLIVPAFKQLTDVQMRGIVATSLMVISLISLIGVAGAFHAGVRIEPVGWVFIGASIVGMLAGRRLCSVIPARTLQVGSASLCVLVAVGMLIKAGLTH; this is translated from the coding sequence ATGCTGCTGGCCACTGTGTTGGGATTATTGATGGGCCTGGTGATGGGCCTGACCGGTGCGGGTGGCGGCATCCTTGGGGTGCCGGCGCTGGTACTGGGCTTGGGCCTGAGCATGACCCAGGCCGCGCCGGTGTCGCTGCTCGCTGTCGGTGCGGCGGCGGCGGTCGGTGCGATCGACGGCTTGCGCCATGGCCTGGTGCGTTACCGCGCCGCGCTGTTGATCGCCTTGCTCGGCGCGCTGTTTTCGCCGGTGGGTGTGTTTCTCGCCCACCAATTGCCGGAAGCGCTGCTGATGGGCTTGTTCAGCGCGTTGATGGTGCTGGTGGCGTGGCGCATGTTGCAGCGCGAAAAAACCGAGCCGGGGCCGAGTGACCATGGCACCGCGTCCTGGGGCCAAAAGAACTGCATGCTCAACCAGCAGACCGGGCGCTTGGCGTGGACCGCCAAATGCACCACGACCCTGGCCGCCCTCGGTGCGGTGACCGGTGCTGTCTCCGGCCTGCTTGGCGTGGGCGGTGGCTTCCTGATCGTGCCAGCGTTCAAGCAGCTCACTGATGTGCAGATGCGCGGCATTGTCGCGACCTCGCTGATGGTGATCAGCCTGATCTCGCTGATCGGCGTGGCGGGGGCGTTCCATGCCGGTGTGCGCATCGAGCCGGTGGGCTGGGTGTTTATCGGCGCGAGCATCGTTGGCATGTTGGCCGGCCGGCGCCTGTGCTCGGTGATTCCTGCGCGCACCTTGCAGGTCGGCTCTGCGAGCCTGTGTGTACTGGTGGCCGTTGGCATGTTGATCAAGGCCGGTCTTACGCACTAA